The stretch of DNA ATAACTTAACTGCAAAATACCTGAAATTTTCATGTTAATCCCGGAGGCTGTCAGTGTAAACAACATCTGTGCTGGTGACACTAATGTTATGTAAtgtcctctgtttttttttcagatgaaagAAGCAATTATGAATCAAGAAAAACTAGCTAAACTACAGGCACAAGTCCGCATCGGCGGAAAGgtaatgaacaaaataaatcactCAATTAAAAGCATCTTTTTTTACTATTTCTTAATGCTGTAAGACATGATTAGAGTTCAGGACTCAGCTGTCAGACTGTCACACATGGGTACACATCAACTAACCTGACAAAGGAAGTGAAAGTAGATACTACTTTGAAGAAAAGAAACTTAGAGAAAGattgaaaaaagaaatactgtaagaaataattgacgTTTGCTTGAGAATGTAGATGATGTGCAGAACTATTAGAACATCTttagtaaaattttaaaaaatatttaaaaactggTGATATAAGTAAGACATTGAGCTCAGGGGCAACGTAGTTATGTACAGCTTAAGCTCTGAAGAAGTTTCTATGGCTAGTTTCTATGACAACCCgcagtttcatatttttgtaaCACAACAGCAGTAATTTTAGACAGCAGTGTGCTGTAAGCCAGagaacaaactaaaataaacagattataaACAGTCATCAGTTTTTGGGCCAAATGTCTCATATCCAGCATACAAGTTATGTTGAATACACAACATAATGCATGAATAAATCAAGCTTCATTATGACTTGGAGGTTTACACAGAAACATATTTGTATGATTGTCCTGCAGGGTAGCGCTCGCAGAAAGAAGAAGGTTGTGCACAGAACAGCAACCGCAGATGACAAGAAGCTCCAGTTCTCCTTAAAGAAACTCGGTGTCAACAATATTTCCGGTATCGAGGAGGTAGGAATAAAACTTCTGTGATTCAAGGTGAATCTGTTTCGGTAACgagtgttattttgttgttaacaGCATACAAATCCGGTCTGTTGCAGGTCAACATGTTTACAAATCAAGGAACAGTCATCCACTTCAACAACCCCAAAGTGCAGGCCTCCCTCGCCGCCAACACCTTCACCATCACCGGCCACGCCGAGACCAAGCAGCTGACCGAGATGCTGCCGGGCATCCTGAACCAGCTGGGAGCCGACAGCCTGACGAGCCTCAGGAGACTCGCCGAAGCTTTGCCCAAACAGGGTCAGTGCGCAGATACTGATACCTGAACTCATGTCTGCCGAGGCTATAATGTAGCACATATCCCGCTATAGGCTCAGACTTTACCTCCAGCGTTTCCGGTAACTCGATCGTTTAAACGTGCTCTTCAAGCTTCTCACAGTTCTTTTCTGTTCTTACAGCTGTAGATGGAAAAGCACCGATTGcaacagtagaagaagaagacgacgaTGTTCCAGGTGAGTGCTCAGATGTCTTCGTTTTGCATTATATACAACTAGGACTGGGCAATTGATTGAAAAGTAACAGAAACCGACATTATGTCTCTCTAACCGACCTCATTTTAGTGATATCGATATGTTCGATGAAGTCATTCCTTCATGCAGAATGTCCTGCACCTGCAGTTCAAAGCGATGTAATTAACCTTACGTGTCAGGGAAGACAGCATGACTCAAGTGTGGGAGCAGTGCGGCGTGGGGGGGCCGGGTGCAGATGGGAACATGCTGGTACGGCTTCGTTCAACACGATACAGGACAAAACGAAGccaaacagaaataaatttGGATAATAGCAGAGTAGCGTTCAGGGGCGAGTGTGCGGCAGACACATGGTGAAGCTGAGctcaagacagacagacagacagacagacagacagacagacagacagacagacagacagacagacagacaggcgggTATGCTGGACGTTAGCAGCATACTGTAACATAATGTGACAGAGAATGTTCAGCATAAGCCACagtttgtcagaaaataaatgtctttgCATTTGTCAAAATAATGTCTCTGTAAAAGATCTGACTAATTAGATGACATAAGTTATAAAATATAACTTATAATACTCATTTTTGACAATCACAAGATCTGTTAAACAGtcatattttactttgaattcagtgttttagcaaaaaaaaatacagaaaagtgTTCCTAACTACTGGATATGGTAAATGAATATGACTAAGTCATTAGAGCTTCAGTGTGAGGATGGAGAATAATAAgatattatttgatttaatcatTACTGAGGTAAACGTAACAatcatgatattgatttcaGGTGATATCGCTGAGCCCTGCATACAACTAACTGTCAGTGCGCAATAGTCTGTTCCAccattcaaaataaaatatcgCTTCACCATTTCTCATATGTAAGCTGGTCTCATTTGGCCATCTCGCAGTCTTATTTGGAAATTCTCCTTCACACTTGTCCATTATCgggggagtttttttttttttttctttctttctttctttctctcagttgAATAACCATGGCAGGGTTGCTTTTCTTTTGGCTCGTGAAAGGGGGTCATACAAAGGGGATTCAGCAATGACTTTAGATGATGGTGCAATGCAGGGTTTTGTGTTTGAATCTCATGTTCATTGTTTATAAGATCTTGAGATTcagtttgcttttctttgtgaagAAAATGGGCCAAACACATGAGGTTGCTATTACAATAAGCTCAGCTTTTCCCAGGACTTCTCTCCCCGTAGCCCGACTTCTCACTAATGTAACAAACGATTACACATGTATTCAGCAATAGGAGCAGTCGAAGCTTGATGGCACGGGGTTAACAGCCATTGCCATCGTGTTGTTATTGGAGTTAAGTTTCCTTTTTGTTCTCCCACTGAAGGAACATGTTTACTCAGACCTTTCCAATTGTTTCCATTTTAACCTTCGACCCAACTTGGAAAGGCAGATTTCTCACATTTCATGGAGTAATTGAAGGCAACTTTTTGATGCTCCGCGCCATAATTTTTACAGCTGCTTTCAGTAGTTGCGAGGGCCTCATGTGTCAAGCACGTTGCAGCCTATATAGGAGCGGGAGAGATGAGCAAAGAATTGGGATTGCGTTACACCGAGTATCACATTTCAGATAAACACACTTTTCCTGAATTGTGCTCTGGCACCTCTGTGAGTCATTTGTGCAGATGCCTTTCTCTTCAACTCAAGTCAATTCACTGCTGAATCCTTTTGTTGTTTCAGATCTGGTGGAGAATTTTGATGAAGCATCCAAGGATGAGGCTAACTAGAGGGGAAAGTGGACTCTCTGGAGTGACAAAACTTGACAGGACCATGTGGGGCAC from Thunnus albacares chromosome 18, fThuAlb1.1, whole genome shotgun sequence encodes:
- the btf3 gene encoding transcription factor BTF3 isoform X1, giving the protein MLHRRFFFSAVRHFLPPLLLPSCSPHVSAVSLQMKEAIMNQEKLAKLQAQVRIGGKGSARRKKKVVHRTATADDKKLQFSLKKLGVNNISGIEEVNMFTNQGTVIHFNNPKVQASLAANTFTITGHAETKQLTEMLPGILNQLGADSLTSLRRLAEALPKQAVDGKAPIATVEEEDDDVPDLVENFDEASKDEAN
- the btf3 gene encoding transcription factor BTF3 isoform X3, which encodes MKEAIMNQEKLAKLQAQVRIGGKGSARRKKKVVHRTATADDKKLQFSLKKLGVNNISGIEEVNMFTNQGTVIHFNNPKVQASLAANTFTITGHAETKQLTEMLPGILNQLGADSLTSLRRLAEALPKQAVDGKAPIATVEEEDDDVPDLVENFDEASKDEAN
- the btf3 gene encoding transcription factor BTF3 isoform X2 — translated: MLAEQRKRRAMKEAIMNQEKLAKLQAQVRIGGKGSARRKKKVVHRTATADDKKLQFSLKKLGVNNISGIEEVNMFTNQGTVIHFNNPKVQASLAANTFTITGHAETKQLTEMLPGILNQLGADSLTSLRRLAEALPKQAVDGKAPIATVEEEDDDVPDLVENFDEASKDEAN